A genomic region of Pseudomonadota bacterium contains the following coding sequences:
- a CDS encoding DUF1295 domain-containing protein, with translation MRRIGASDGLPFPRDSPDFGDYELKYLSILIPFVLGLTVLLLSEALAAAAFVNALCQGVLFALVVCLPLYRTERMSYVDIGWPLGIVLIGLVTVAVMDGHGPRVWLIGAIYLFIGARMGFMALRHWWSGHLTVELPRYAYQRRRWKKAGKANTMLAAQTEVIAQGAFNASFLAFPALIIAANPAPTFSMLEGVGISIWLLSFAFEEIADRQKRRFIRVQRRVGSADSVCDIGLWAYSRHPNYFGQWMGWNGLLIAAIPAWLSLYRHESLLVWVGLGAGAALVSYYMYNTLVYYSGAVPSEYYSVQKRPAYADYQQRTRRFFPLPKDR, from the coding sequence ATGCGTCGGATTGGCGCCTCTGACGGGTTGCCATTCCCACGCGACTCCCCCGACTTCGGTGACTACGAGTTGAAATACCTCTCGATTCTCATTCCCTTTGTTCTTGGTCTGACTGTTCTTTTGCTCAGCGAGGCGCTGGCGGCCGCGGCGTTCGTTAATGCGCTGTGCCAAGGCGTGTTGTTTGCGCTGGTTGTGTGTCTGCCGCTCTATCGCACTGAGCGAATGTCTTACGTCGACATTGGCTGGCCGCTGGGTATTGTCTTGATTGGGTTGGTGACGGTGGCGGTAATGGACGGTCATGGGCCACGAGTATGGTTAATCGGCGCGATCTATCTATTTATCGGCGCCAGAATGGGGTTCATGGCCCTGCGACACTGGTGGTCGGGCCACCTCACGGTGGAATTACCCCGTTATGCGTATCAGCGGCGACGATGGAAAAAGGCCGGAAAAGCCAACACGATGTTGGCGGCCCAGACCGAGGTGATTGCTCAGGGCGCATTCAACGCCTCGTTTCTTGCCTTTCCAGCCCTGATTATCGCGGCAAATCCTGCGCCGACTTTCTCAATGTTAGAAGGAGTGGGGATATCCATTTGGCTGCTCTCGTTCGCATTCGAGGAAATCGCGGATCGACAAAAACGCCGATTTATCCGGGTGCAGCGGCGAGTGGGTAGTGCAGACAGCGTGTGTGACATCGGCCTTTGGGCGTATAGCCGTCATCCCAACTACTTTGGACAGTGGATGGGCTGGAACGGTCTGCTGATCGCCGCCATTCCCGCCTGGCTATCACTGTATCGGCACGAATCCTTACTGGTCTGGGTCGGTCTTGGTGCCGGTGCCGCTTTGGTGTCCTACTACATGTACAACACGCTGGTTTATTATTCGGGTGCGGTGCCATCTGAATATTATTCGGTCCAGAAACGCCCCGCGTATGCCGATTATCAGCAGCGCACCCGTCGATTTTTTCCACTGCCGAAGGACCGATAG
- a CDS encoding mechanosensitive ion channel domain-containing protein has protein sequence MLTELIASPRAALQRDCDPATILSLDLAPRLFAPFAILATLLATLLPPIVSAQTDQPINSDEQLASWEQRLDMLEQALDRTDIDETLAARVKTQAATYRAEAQSCIDAEEAKIEQLESDLALLGADPVPPEEPESTETDDPPKDSVEEANDFDLRQLDIANAITQLTVRVKECRFLILRSERIATRAANTQQALSAARLGSQGPRFFTQLLAAIKQPQHVYDELQTAFSHELERGRLSDGRLVRLISVAVLGWLVGWLLGNWMLRWSQQQRGRGGEPTLLTVLARHSHDYLRWLLFGIASSAMLFIYFAPDAVESLLFRLSVAILLLAMGHIVIRWIIGPYSPGADFLASPDLPPLIERRLLLLVVSTLVALVSLGFGAFSDSASQSHLLLRAFVVLFLATALLWLLAAARELPSMRGKLLPLRILLTLAALAAVIAEFSGYRNLTNHLLTASLISLSAGLVLWTVLWIIRSLMRGLTHGTSTLSYQMRSWMGMRPSETRAELGWIRLILNFVLWIWFAAILISAWDTTGNWLPSLRNQLAQGIPLGGDATLVLTDMLIGLGVFGLILLITTWIKARLSTRWLRDTGMDRGSRDAVVTLSGYVGFVIATVVGLTTAGVDFKSLAIVVGALSVGIGFGLQNIVSNFVSGLILLFERPIKAGDYVSVGALEGSVKQIRIRSTEIETLDRQTVIVPNSELVSTQVTNWVLHDTHGRLRLVVGVAYGSDTEKVRDILERVAADHPEVLDKGPTPKPRALFMNFGDSSLDFELRVWLRQIEKRFLVSSDLNFAIDKAFREAGIEIPFPQRDLHIKSWSNDVHVGVDAEFEEEKPSDLPAESPSERVDDAASEESKDDVDTPNKTDNRPE, from the coding sequence ATGTTGACCGAGCTTATCGCCTCGCCCCGGGCTGCGCTGCAGCGGGATTGCGACCCTGCGACGATCCTCTCTCTCGATCTCGCGCCTCGCCTCTTCGCGCCTTTTGCCATTCTCGCGACACTCCTCGCCACCCTTTTGCCGCCGATCGTCAGTGCCCAAACCGATCAGCCGATCAACTCCGACGAGCAGCTTGCCAGCTGGGAGCAGCGGTTGGATATGCTGGAACAGGCGCTTGACCGTACCGATATCGATGAAACACTAGCGGCGCGCGTTAAGACGCAGGCAGCCACCTATCGTGCCGAAGCACAAAGCTGCATCGATGCCGAAGAAGCCAAAATCGAACAGCTTGAGTCAGACCTGGCGCTGCTGGGGGCAGATCCCGTACCGCCGGAAGAACCGGAATCCACCGAGACAGACGATCCCCCCAAAGACTCGGTCGAGGAAGCGAATGACTTTGATCTGCGCCAGCTCGACATTGCTAATGCAATCACACAGCTTACCGTGCGGGTAAAAGAATGCCGGTTCTTGATTTTGCGCTCAGAGCGCATCGCTACCCGCGCGGCGAACACACAACAAGCCCTGAGCGCGGCGCGACTGGGTAGCCAAGGGCCACGGTTTTTTACGCAGTTGCTGGCGGCCATCAAACAACCTCAACACGTCTACGACGAGCTACAAACCGCGTTCTCGCACGAGTTGGAGCGCGGTCGACTCAGCGATGGGCGACTCGTGCGGCTGATCAGCGTCGCGGTGTTGGGTTGGTTGGTTGGCTGGTTACTGGGCAACTGGATGCTGCGCTGGAGCCAACAGCAACGCGGACGTGGCGGCGAGCCGACGCTGCTCACGGTACTCGCCCGCCACAGCCATGATTATTTGCGTTGGTTACTCTTTGGCATCGCAAGCTCGGCCATGCTGTTTATTTACTTCGCACCAGACGCCGTTGAATCACTGTTGTTTCGATTGTCCGTGGCGATTCTTCTTCTGGCCATGGGCCATATTGTGATCCGATGGATTATCGGGCCCTATTCGCCAGGGGCAGATTTTTTGGCGTCGCCGGATCTACCCCCGCTTATCGAGCGTCGACTGCTCTTGTTGGTTGTCTCAACACTCGTCGCATTGGTGTCGCTGGGTTTTGGTGCGTTTTCTGATAGCGCGAGTCAGTCCCATCTGTTGCTGCGCGCATTCGTCGTGTTGTTCTTAGCCACGGCATTGCTATGGTTACTGGCCGCAGCACGCGAACTGCCGTCGATGCGCGGCAAACTCTTACCACTTCGCATATTGCTGACGCTCGCTGCACTTGCCGCCGTGATCGCCGAGTTCAGCGGCTACCGCAATCTCACCAACCATCTTTTGACGGCAAGCCTGATCTCACTCAGCGCAGGATTGGTGCTGTGGACGGTACTGTGGATAATCCGCTCGCTTATGCGGGGACTCACCCACGGCACAAGCACGCTGAGCTATCAGATGCGCAGCTGGATGGGTATGCGGCCATCCGAAACCCGCGCCGAACTTGGTTGGATAAGGCTAATTCTAAATTTCGTGCTGTGGATTTGGTTTGCCGCCATTCTTATCTCGGCTTGGGACACCACCGGCAACTGGTTGCCCTCCCTTCGCAATCAGCTCGCGCAAGGCATTCCCCTGGGTGGCGACGCAACGCTCGTACTCACCGATATGCTCATCGGCCTTGGCGTTTTCGGTTTGATACTGCTCATTACCACGTGGATCAAAGCACGGCTCAGCACTCGCTGGCTCCGCGACACCGGCATGGATCGTGGTTCGCGTGACGCCGTCGTCACGCTGAGCGGTTACGTCGGCTTCGTGATAGCCACGGTGGTTGGCCTCACTACGGCAGGCGTTGACTTCAAGAGTCTTGCCATCGTTGTCGGTGCGCTGTCCGTGGGTATTGGTTTTGGTCTACAAAATATCGTCAGTAATTTTGTATCCGGACTTATCCTGTTATTCGAACGCCCGATCAAAGCGGGCGATTATGTCAGCGTCGGTGCGCTGGAAGGCAGCGTAAAACAGATCCGAATTCGTTCGACCGAAATCGAAACACTCGATCGGCAAACGGTTATTGTGCCGAACTCAGAACTGGTATCGACGCAGGTTACAAACTGGGTGCTGCACGATACCCACGGGCGTTTGCGACTGGTGGTGGGCGTGGCGTATGGCTCGGACACTGAGAAAGTCCGAGATATTCTCGAACGCGTTGCCGCCGATCACCCGGAAGTTCTCGACAAAGGCCCGACGCCTAAACCACGCGCGCTGTTCATGAACTTTGGCGATAGTTCATTGGATTTCGAACTACGCGTGTGGCTCCGTCAAATCGAAAAACGCTTTTTGGTTTCGTCCGATCTAAATTTCGCCATCGACAAGGCGTTTCGAGAGGCGGGTATTGAGATTCCGTTTCCACAACGCGACCTGCACATTAAATCCTGGTCGAACGATGTCCACGTAGGCGTCGATGCCGAATTTGAGGAGGAAAAGCCGTCGGACTTGCCGGCTGAATCGCCGTCTGAGCGTGTGGATGATGCCGCATCGGAAGAATCGAAAGACGATG
- a CDS encoding polysaccharide biosynthesis/export family protein, which translates to MKRMFALEKSWKLCLFAGFLAMISSAQAQEEYKLNAGDILLVSVWKEEELNREVLVRPDGGISFPLVGQVQAAGRTTEEVQQSVVAKLSEFVPDAVVTVAVLSTNGNKVYVLGKVARPGDFVINKQLDVMQALALAGGLTTFAAENKIRVLRRDANGNQIAIPFRYGSVKDGNSLDSNIVLQSGDTVVVP; encoded by the coding sequence ATGAAACGCATGTTTGCTCTCGAAAAATCGTGGAAACTGTGCCTTTTCGCGGGCTTTCTGGCGATGATTAGCAGCGCTCAGGCGCAGGAAGAATACAAACTCAATGCCGGTGACATTTTATTAGTGTCCGTGTGGAAAGAAGAAGAACTGAATCGCGAAGTATTGGTACGGCCGGACGGCGGCATCAGTTTTCCGCTCGTCGGACAAGTGCAAGCGGCGGGACGTACGACTGAGGAAGTGCAGCAGAGTGTCGTGGCCAAGCTGTCTGAGTTCGTGCCCGATGCGGTGGTGACCGTCGCGGTGTTAAGCACCAATGGCAACAAAGTGTATGTGCTGGGCAAAGTGGCGCGTCCAGGTGACTTTGTCATCAACAAGCAGTTAGATGTGATGCAAGCGTTGGCGTTGGCCGGTGGTCTGACCACATTTGCCGCCGAGAATAAAATCCGTGTGCTGCGTCGCGATGCAAACGGTAATCAGATCGCTATCCCGTTTCGCTATGGATCGGTGAAAGACGGTAATTCGCTTGACTCCAACATTGTCTTACAGAGCGGGGACACGGTAGTTGTTCCGTAA